The following is a genomic window from Babesia bovis T2Bo chromosome 4 map unlocalized Chr4_1, whole genome shotgun sequence.
TTCAAGGAGATGCAGGGTATTAAGGACAGATTGGACAACCCCGAGTTGTTTGCCGCCGCTGCTCCCACAGCTGGAGCTGTTGAGGCTGTTCAGGAAGCTGCTCCTGAGGCAGCTGAAGAGCCAGAGGAGGAAGAGGATGACATGGGATTCTCCCTCTTTGACTAAGCCTGCGATACGCTACAGTATTGCGCTACAAAATACTACTCCGATGTGTTACGTCTAGTGTGTTATTTATGATGTAAAGTCGCGCTCCGCGACTGGCTCATGGAGTAGGTGACGAATTATGTCGCTTGAGTGCTGTGATGAAACCATAATCTAAACCATTCGCAGTTTCATCCAAGGAATTGCCTATGAGGAGACTGATATTCTGAGCATTCTTCAAACAACGTAAATAAAATTAGAAAAGTTCacttatatatagtattgGCCTGATGGGGCGAGCATAGCCATTGCCGTTAAATATCGCCATTTACGTTACTAATTATTATACAttcttatatatattactgaGTCGTTATCGTATTAATTGAAGGTATGTTCTTATAGGTGTGTTACGTGACTGAATCTTCACAGGCTTACAAGATGCCGCGCGCCCTCAAGGATCTCAGGGACTACCTCGCCGTTTTGAAACGCCCCGATGCCACTGCCGTGACTGTTTACAAGAAATCTGGCAAGGGAGGTGTCGTTCTTACTAAATTCAAGGTGCGCTGCTCTCGTTTCCTCTACACCCTTACTGTGCCCAACCATGCCAAGGCCAGTAAGATAGAGGCTTCCATTCCCAGCCACCTCAAGAAGACTGTCATCGCATCTAAGAAGAAGTGAACAGCTTCTAATGTGATAACGGGAATTACATTGGTGTTTTTCATGTGATGTTGCTATGATGACGTGGTAAaacatttttgttttatcaCGACATTACATACTATATGTAAACATTTGGTACCATGGAGTATTAGTATCGCGGTAGTTTATATGTGTTTTGCTACGTTTTATAGACTCTACATTCGGTCTATATTTTACATCATTACCAAGGCGGCAATCAAACATTTTTGAATGTTACATTTAAAGAAACATATCTAAAACCGATCCTTCATTTGACGTAACTTGCGCATGGCTCCTACCTCAGTGGTTTCACCAACTTTGTCCATCAATGTAGCAGTACGCATGAATGGGTTGTATTCCAGTTCCTACAGAGTATATTAGTAATGCTAGACACCACCGTAACCTACCTCTCCGAGCGTCGATGGCACTGTGGGAAGGTTCTGCTGCCTAGCACTTTCAGCCCATTCCATTTTGCGCTTCACAGCTGGGGAATCATCTACAGTGCTTGCGAATTTTAAGTTTTTGACCGTATATTCATGTCCACAGTATATGAGGCTGTCTTTACGGTACTGCCTAACAGTGTTCATGATATTTAACATCATATCGGCAGTACCCTCGAAGAAACGGCCACAACCACCGATGAATATTGTGTCACCAGTAAACATCAGAGGTTGCATGGTAGGATCAGATGGATTAGTTACATAGTACAACATATGACCAAGGGTGTGGCATGGAACACGAACTCCTTTAATCTCCAAACCGCCTAGGCGTACTACATCACCGTCCATAATACCGTTTGTCATTCCTGCCATGTCTTCATTATTGGAACCATATACAGGTATTCCCGGTATTATACGTGCCATTTCTAGGTTTCCGCCACTATGATCATGGTGTTTGTGCGTACAAAACACAGCTTTTAAAGTTAATTTACGTTCATCTATTACCGATAGTATCTTTCTTGGCTCAGCTGGGTCAACACAAAAGGCATGCTTTCCATCAGGATCAACTACAATGTAGCCATAGTTGTCCTGGAAGAGAGGTACGGTGATGACCTCAGCACATGGCTTCTGTAACCTTTTAATACCCAGTATATAGAAATGATGCAATTACAATCTACACATCAGCACAGCCTACCTTAATGATGTCCTGGTACATAGTGATTTTAGAAATGGAAGAATAGAATCTACGTGGAGAAGCAGGAGCTATCAACGATGATGCATTCACGAATCCACTTGATATAATTAAACTATGCGGTAGACGCAACAAAGGTGTGCGTTCAAGGAAGCAGTATGCAAGTAAAGTACCAAATATACGTGGTCGCATCGCAGAATCAAGAAATGCATCAACCGGTCTCTTGTTTTATAAATGCATTTATATGTGCAACATAAGATTTAGTAAACGTGGTTAAATATGGAATTTTATCATTATAATCGCCCCCAACATAGATCCAGTGATAACAGCACTGCAAAACCCAAACCAAACGAGATAGTGCCAAAACGTTCGAGAGGATATACCAAAAGTTACATTGGTAATGTTATACGCTCTGAGGAAGCTACATCGCGTACCTATGGATTATAACAGCGTCTATGAATGGATATATAGGTAGACAGTAGCGCGGCCATGGCAACCACCAACGGCGTACACAATATCTAGACGTCGTAATACATCATTCTAATGTATTATCGAGAAAAAAGTATAACTAAAACGAATCTTTTTACCGTTTTTATCCCCCACACACATTTACACCCATGAAAACAACGTCAGAGTGATTTCGTGTGTAAGCACTTATATTAAACACATCAAAGAACTAACTACGAATACAAAAAGGTGTGCGATATATATCAGTTTGACGAGCTTTTGAGCTCAACTTATGGTGGCATTGAGTTTGTGAGAAGATAGAATCAGTAGACATCATGGTGGACGTTGGAATCAATATTGCGAACAACCTGAAGGCTAGGAACTTCATGGGTACTCTAAGCATCAGAAATGTAAGTTGCAACTAGATGTGTACCAAATAAGCATGGTTTTTTCGCATGTATTACAGTGTGTGTCGCGCTGTGAATGTGCCATGACAAATGGCATTAGATTatcatgtatatatcaatgcGTCTTTATTTATTAACGTGTATGTGACTTACTTACGAGCGATTGGTGTAATGTGTTCTGTATAATCAGGGTCTGTGACTGTGATGTCGTTTTGCTGGCTGGTTCATTGTACGATAACTGGTTACTCAGACCGCAGATTGGGTCAGTTGTCTTTATACAGTATCTATACATTGTCCTTTTGCGTATATGTGTGAGAATATGTGTTAATAATGTCTCAGGGGTTATTCTACATCGCCATTCAACAGTTCCTGCTCGGGATTTCACTGTACAGTGTAATTCACTACCTACATCCTAGTTTGACTCAACTAGCATGGTTACTGTTTGGAACGAATGCCATATCGGCGGTACTTGGGTTTATGGGCGCATTGAAGAGGAACATTGTAATGGAATGCGTATACCTCGTATTTTACGCAATTTCATTGTTTCTCATATTCTTGACTGTCTTGGACATGGCTGAGTTAGTACATCTGTTGCCAAGGGGGCCGCAGCTAAAGGATGTATCCGATTTTGCTTCCATCCGTTCAGCAGCGTTACCAAGTACAGCTTTGATGAGATCTAATGCGTTCCTTAGGCAGCGTGAATTGCCATATGCATTTGATCAAAATGACAGCCTGGAACTAGGAGACAGCTTTCCTGCATTGGTCAGTGATGACAACAAAACATTGGAGGATTCCATCAGCACAGCATCAACAGATGCGGAGGACAATATTCCAAGCAAGAACCTAAGGATGCCTCAAACTGAAGAAATGCCAATAAACCAGCATGTTGGAAATGATTTGAACATGCCAGGGAATGGTGCAATGCCCATATCTGGAAATATCGATGCTGTTACTGGGAATCTGGAACCCGCCTCCAAAGCAATTCAACAGACAACCCCAAACGTAAACGAATCTATGAAGATTCCCAATGAAATGCCGATGCCATATGGTAATTCTAAGGAAGCCAAAAGTGCAGAATTACCCATAGCCATCCCTGAGCAAACAGTAGCCAAGAACACTTATGATGCCAAAACTGAAACTTTCTACGACCGCCTCCCGCTGGTACCACATATCGGAGAAACTGAAGGCGAGGCTGAGGAAGTGTCGAAAGATGAATTGCCTCCAGAGACCCACGATCTCACTCCAGAAGGAGTCTCAGAGGTAGTGGCCATCTACAAGATACAGAAGAGGCCGCTTAAGATGGCGGCAGCAGGGCTGCTAACAATCGCGCTATTGTTTAACATTTACTGCTACTGGGTAGCAGTGACCTTTGTGCTGAACAAGTGCACATGTCTGGATGAATTAGTGTCACACCCTGAGCAGTTCACTCCACTCATCGACTGAAAATtctatatcgcaaataaCTTGACATTCGTAATGTCGGATGACTTATTATACCCAGGGTTAATATAGGCATATAATAAAACGTATGCACATgtattggtatatatcaatgtctAAATTAAGAGCTTACTCTAGGGTAAAGCAATCAGTTCAAATAGTTCAAAGTGGTCTTCTTCTTGGCACTTAACACTGCGATACCCTCCACAAAATCAT
Proteins encoded in this region:
- a CDS encoding Ribosomal L38e family protein, translated to MPRALKDLRDYLAVLKRPDATAVTVYKKSGKGGVVLTKFKVRCSRFLYTLTVPNHAKASKIEASIPSHLKKTVIASKKK
- a CDS encoding putative hydroxyacylglutathione hydrolase; protein product: MRPRIFGTLLAYCFLERTPLLRLPHSLIISSGFVNASSLIAPASPRRFYSSISKITMYQDIIKKPCAEVITVPLFQDNYGYIVVDPDGKHAFCVDPAEPRKILSVIDERKLTLKAVFCTHKHHDHSGGNLEMARIIPGIPVYGSNNEDMAGMTNGIMDGDVVRLGGLEIKGVRVPCHTLGHMLYYVTNPSDPTMQPLMFTGDTIFIGGCGRFFEGTADMMLNIMNTVRQYRKDSLIYCGHEYTVKNLKFASTVDDSPAVKRKMEWAESARQQNLPTVPSTLGEELEYNPFMRTATLMDKVGETTEVGAMRKLRQMKDRF